Proteins from one Legionella taurinensis genomic window:
- a CDS encoding alkane 1-monooxygenase, whose protein sequence is MSFGKRLSFLTGYLLLLLPLAGFFLGGIYNFLAFFVLFTSVPVIDYWVRDASNTPALEEETIARDPYFSAIVYAYVPVQCLLLLFSVYVVSHVPLSWYEWLGYTLSIGLITGGLGITLAHELMHKKGRLQQFLSQCLLVMVCYGHFMIEHVRGHHVRVATPDDPASAPLGMSVYRFIPRSIMGSFQSAWHLEKQRLSRKGYSFHSLHNQFLWIIGAPLIVAIVLTVYGGLSALGFFLLQSLVAIFLLETVNYIEHYGLQRKRLPNGHYEPVSNQHSWNANHWLSNVILFHLQRHSDHHAQGAKPYQVLRHCEESPQLPSGYLGMIMLSLVPPLWFAVMDKRALRYRQDA, encoded by the coding sequence ATGTCGTTTGGCAAAAGGCTCAGTTTTCTTACCGGGTACCTGTTGCTTTTACTGCCGCTGGCCGGTTTTTTCTTGGGCGGAATTTATAATTTTCTCGCCTTTTTCGTTCTGTTTACCAGTGTCCCGGTGATTGATTACTGGGTGAGGGATGCCAGCAATACCCCGGCGCTTGAGGAAGAAACAATCGCCCGTGATCCTTATTTTTCAGCCATTGTTTATGCCTATGTCCCTGTGCAATGCCTGTTATTGCTGTTTTCTGTGTATGTGGTCAGCCATGTCCCCTTAAGCTGGTATGAATGGCTGGGTTATACCTTGTCCATTGGCCTCATCACCGGTGGATTGGGTATTACGCTGGCGCATGAATTAATGCATAAAAAAGGACGCTTACAGCAATTTCTCAGTCAATGCCTGCTGGTCATGGTGTGTTATGGGCACTTTATGATTGAACACGTTCGCGGCCACCATGTGCGCGTCGCCACCCCGGATGATCCGGCCTCAGCTCCTCTGGGAATGAGCGTTTATCGCTTTATACCCCGCTCCATCATGGGTTCGTTTCAATCGGCCTGGCATCTTGAAAAACAGCGACTTAGCAGAAAAGGGTATTCTTTCCACAGCCTCCACAATCAATTCCTGTGGATTATCGGAGCTCCCCTGATAGTGGCTATCGTCCTTACGGTTTATGGCGGCCTGTCCGCACTCGGTTTTTTCCTGCTTCAATCCCTGGTTGCCATTTTCTTACTGGAAACGGTCAACTACATCGAACATTACGGTCTTCAACGCAAACGGTTACCTAATGGTCATTATGAACCGGTTTCAAACCAGCATTCCTGGAATGCCAATCACTGGTTGAGTAACGTTATTCTGTTTCATCTCCAGCGCCACTCCGATCACCATGCGCAAGGCGCAAAACCCTACCAGGTTTTGCGCCATTGCGAGGAAAGTCCTCAACTGCCGTCCGGATACCTGGGCATGATCATGTTGTCCCTGGTGCCTCCGCTTTGGTTTGCGGTGATGGACAAACGGGCCCTCCGTTATCGTCAAGATGCATAA
- the legP gene encoding Dot/Icm T4SS effector Zinc-dependent metalloprotease LegP: protein MSKGRLLFTLSFLASGPLMATPLGQVTVADPVLGSRQLVYEQINDYAVVEGDILIGKAADLKRHSAIIRPKVGSRWTHGIVPFEIAEELPFKNKLAVMQAIAHWQEHTALEFVELTSKNRAQYSDFIAFIPAEGTTCSSYVGKQGGRQEINLAPRCTTMNTVHEIGHALGLWHEQSRADRANYIHIVWENIEDDHRYNFDQHLTDGKDIGEYDYQSIMHYGPYAFSKNGQKTIIPLVEGVEIGQRSHLSEKDIAAIQAMYPEI, encoded by the coding sequence ATGTCGAAAGGTCGTCTTTTATTCACCCTGTCTTTTCTTGCTTCAGGCCCATTGATGGCAACCCCATTGGGACAGGTCACTGTTGCTGATCCGGTACTTGGCAGCCGCCAATTGGTTTATGAACAAATCAATGACTACGCGGTCGTTGAAGGCGATATTCTGATTGGCAAAGCGGCAGATTTAAAACGGCATAGTGCGATCATCCGCCCCAAGGTCGGCAGCCGCTGGACTCATGGCATTGTCCCCTTTGAAATCGCCGAAGAGCTACCGTTTAAAAATAAACTCGCTGTCATGCAGGCCATTGCCCACTGGCAAGAGCATACCGCACTTGAATTCGTTGAACTGACCTCAAAAAATCGCGCACAGTACTCTGATTTTATCGCGTTTATCCCGGCTGAAGGCACCACCTGCTCCTCGTATGTCGGCAAACAGGGGGGACGTCAGGAAATTAATCTGGCGCCGCGTTGTACAACCATGAATACAGTGCATGAAATCGGCCATGCCTTAGGCCTGTGGCATGAACAATCGCGCGCCGACCGGGCAAATTATATTCACATCGTCTGGGAAAACATTGAGGACGATCATCGGTATAACTTCGATCAGCATTTGACAGACGGCAAAGACATCGGCGAGTATGACTACCAGTCTATCATGCATTACGGCCCTTATGCTTTTTCCAAAAATGGTCAAAAGACTATTATTCCCTTGGTGGAGGGGGTCGAAATTGGTCAAAGGAGTCATTTAAGTGAAAAAGATATTGCAGCGATTCAGGCCATGTACCCGGAAATCTAG
- a CDS encoding alkene reductase produces the protein MSLQTVLQPYRLNDEIQLKNRLVMAPMTRNMANDDLSPTPAMADYYARRADAGLIITEGTIIRPDGRGYSHVPGIYTAAHIKGWQAVTEAVHARQGKIFLQIWHVGRVSHPSFLNGQLPLSASATTMTGKVARTKDLHYGTSREASLAEIHSLIASYATAAQNAMEAGFDGIELHGANGYLIDQFLHYHTNFREDEYGRTFRDKARFALEVVSACIAAIGATRVGLRLSPGAYLNEIVGDSRDAEVFQYLLQQLNEIQPAYVHTGNFDDSVQFSELGNQTMTEFIRHIYDGTVIASGGYTLERAAQGIDKGDFDLIAIGRPFIANPDLVERFKAHRPLLAYDASLLSTLW, from the coding sequence ATGTCACTGCAAACCGTGTTGCAACCCTACCGTCTGAATGACGAAATTCAGTTAAAAAACCGCCTCGTCATGGCGCCGATGACGCGCAATATGGCCAATGATGATCTCAGTCCTACGCCGGCCATGGCGGATTATTATGCCAGACGGGCTGATGCTGGATTAATCATTACGGAAGGAACCATTATCCGACCGGACGGTCGCGGCTACAGCCATGTTCCGGGTATTTACACTGCGGCTCACATCAAAGGCTGGCAGGCAGTGACTGAGGCTGTGCATGCCCGTCAGGGGAAAATTTTTCTGCAGATTTGGCATGTGGGCAGGGTATCGCATCCGTCTTTCTTAAATGGCCAATTACCGCTCTCAGCCTCGGCCACGACGATGACCGGGAAAGTCGCACGCACGAAGGATTTGCACTATGGGACTTCACGGGAAGCTTCGCTTGCGGAGATTCATTCGTTAATCGCAAGTTATGCCACGGCGGCACAAAATGCCATGGAAGCCGGTTTTGACGGCATTGAACTTCATGGCGCCAATGGTTATTTGATTGACCAGTTTCTCCACTACCACACGAATTTCCGTGAGGATGAGTATGGGCGTACTTTCCGCGATAAGGCACGCTTTGCGCTGGAGGTGGTCAGTGCCTGCATTGCCGCCATTGGTGCAACGCGGGTGGGTTTGCGTTTGTCGCCCGGTGCTTATTTGAATGAAATCGTCGGTGATTCGCGCGATGCCGAGGTATTTCAGTATTTATTGCAACAACTCAATGAAATCCAGCCGGCCTATGTGCATACGGGTAATTTTGATGACAGCGTTCAATTCAGTGAGCTTGGCAATCAAACCATGACCGAGTTTATTCGCCACATTTATGACGGCACTGTCATTGCCTCGGGTGGTTACACGCTGGAGCGTGCCGCGCAAGGTATTGATAAGGGTGATTTTGATTTAATTGCTATCGGCCGGCCGTTCATTGCCAATCCCGATCTGGTCGAGCGCTTTAAAGCGCATCGTCCTTTACTGGCCTATGATGCCAGCCTGTTATCGACATTATGGTAA
- a CDS encoding ArsR/SmtB family transcription factor codes for MNINLVLKALANEKRLKILGWLKEPGKHFSSSHCDVIADGVCVGLIEKKSGLSQSTVSQYLSQLQQAGLISMERRGQWTYCKLNHTLIVEFLAALKTVL; via the coding sequence ATGAATATTAATTTAGTGCTTAAAGCCCTGGCGAATGAGAAGCGCTTAAAAATTCTTGGGTGGCTTAAGGAACCGGGAAAACATTTCAGCTCGTCTCATTGCGATGTTATTGCCGATGGCGTTTGTGTCGGTCTGATTGAAAAAAAATCGGGTTTGTCACAGTCGACGGTGTCGCAATACCTGTCGCAACTGCAACAGGCCGGCCTTATCAGCATGGAACGCCGTGGCCAGTGGACTTATTGTAAGTTAAACCACACACTCATTGTTGAATTCCTGGCGGCATTAAAAACCGTCCTGTAA